The segment CGGGCGAGAGATGAGGACGCCGTGTTACTGACGGGTGGAGATCCCATGGTCTCGACGACACATGCCGATCTCCGTATCCGGGCTGCCCGGGAAGGAATCGAGACACAGATAATCCATGGAGCATCCATATCGAGTGCGGTCTGCGGGATGTCGGGTCTTCAGAATTATCGGTTCGGAAAATCCTGTTCAATACCGTTTCCCGCGAAAGGCTGGTTTCCACTCACCCCGATTGAGACGATGGTTGCCAACAGGGAAATGAATCTACATACGCTCTTCTATCTCGACATCCAGCAGGATCGTTTCATGACAATTCCGGAGGCGATTGATCTGATCGGGGAGATGGCAGCCCGGAAAGGGTGGGAATCACCGTCACTCTATGTCGGTATCGCCCGTGCGGGATCGTCCGATCCGGTTGTAGCTGCAGGCAGTGCGAAGGAAATGGGAGAAGTGGATTTCGGACCTCCGTTGCATGTGCTCATCGTCCCTGCGGAACTCCATGTGATCGAACGTGAATATCTCGAAATGTTTGCGGGACTATGAATCTCGATGAGCTGGGACGGGTCTTCCGGCAGGCCGTTTCTGCGTCATCCGTTACCGTACCGGAACGAACCCTCCTCCATGCAGCCGGGTGCGAAATCCTTGAAATGGCTGCCGCGTATGCAGATGACGGGCAGACGTTCCTTACCTCGGGTGACGCAGTCAATGCACTGGCAAGTTTTGCGTATGGAAACGGATGGCTGGACGCAGGCCGGGAGCTCGGGTTAATCAGAAGCAATCAGGGCGGTGTGACGCTTCCCGATGCATCCGGCACGATTCCATACGACCTGCATATTCACCTGCATGAAAAAACAGGGCGATATCGGCGGATGCTCGAAAAGGCATGCTGTTCGGTTGCCTGTGCACCGGAACCGCAATCACCGGTATATCCCGGTTGCGACCGGATTTTGGATGTGGCCCGGAGGTCGTACGGAGGGGGCTGTACGTTCCTGGAACAGGGTGAGTGCGCAAACGCACTTGCATCTTTCAGCTACGGGTACGGGTGGCTTGATGCCGGGGTCAGATGCGGCCTGCTGTGGATTGAACGCAATAGAGACCTCTTCACCATATGAAGGCCTTAAAAGGTTTATAGTAGTATTAATTAACCTTGTAGCAGTGATTTCGCGGGCCGTTCCCTCATATCCGCTGCCGGTTCGAGAGGATGTTTCATGAAGAGAACACAATTAAAGTGGCTGGCAGTTTCGATTGGATTTAGCGTTGCTGTGCTGGCCCTTGTTCTCTATTTTACCACGGATGAGTCCACACTTGATTATCTGAGCCGTCTCGACCCGCTCTTTCTTTTCCTCGGACTTGCCGTGCACATGGCAGCCCTTTGT is part of the Methanoculleus sp. SDB genome and harbors:
- a CDS encoding diphthine synthase (Required for the methylation step in diphthamide biosynthesis) — translated: MLTFVGLGLYDEEDISLKGLSCVKKAQHVFLESYTSQLMGTKICEMEEIYGKKIRVMSREDVEQNTEMILERARDEDAVLLTGGDPMVSTTHADLRIRAAREGIETQIIHGASISSAVCGMSGLQNYRFGKSCSIPFPAKGWFPLTPIETMVANREMNLHTLFYLDIQQDRFMTIPEAIDLIGEMAARKGWESPSLYVGIARAGSSDPVVAAGSAKEMGEVDFGPPLHVLIVPAELHVIEREYLEMFAGL